Proteins encoded by one window of Filimonas effusa:
- the metG gene encoding methionine--tRNA ligase, whose translation MNQPKRYLITAALPYANGLKHIGHLAGAYLPADIYVRYLRAQKRDVVFVCGSDEHGTAIPIQAMKEGITAQGIIDKYHPVIQQNFEDMGISFDIYHRTSAPIHHETAQEFFKALHDAGELETKETEQYYDEEAQTFLADRYIKGTCPVCANPGAYGDQCEKCGTSLSPDELINPVSTLSGKQPVKKKTTHWYLPLNRHEEFLREWILKEHKDDWRANVLGQCKSWIDGGLQPRAVTRDLDWGIKVPVEGAEGKVLYVWFDAPIGYISATKQWALDQGKDWTPYWNDKETKLVHFIGKDNIVFHCIIFPVMLKLHGNILPANVPANEFMNLEGDKMSTSRNWKLEMQDYINDFIRPENGGSQMADVLRYYLTTIAPESKDSEFTWKGFQDANNSELVSIFGNFVNRTFVLMHKLSGGKVPPYHNAIADDADKKLGADIAAAKTNIERLLEEYKFRDALFEVIDLARKGNKYMQDKEPWIVAKGLAENPEKQQLIDNCLHLCLQLTANLAIFINPFLPFTAHKMLGMMKVVEKMLGWENAGSLKLLSVGYTLRAPELLFRKIEDAEITAQVDKLKAGLAAATEQAKQNETNNKVETTNTPAPEAPVKPEIQYDDFAKLDLKVGTIVTAEKVEKADKLLKLQVNLGFETRTIVSGIALHYKPEEITGKQVVVVTNLAPRKMRGIESQGMILMAEDNNGKLHFVNPEENINPGAGVS comes from the coding sequence ATGAATCAACCGAAGAGATACTTGATTACGGCAGCATTACCATATGCTAACGGATTAAAACATATAGGTCACCTGGCAGGAGCATACCTGCCGGCAGATATTTATGTACGTTACTTGAGAGCCCAAAAACGGGATGTAGTATTTGTTTGCGGCAGCGATGAGCATGGAACCGCCATCCCCATCCAGGCTATGAAAGAAGGAATTACCGCGCAGGGAATTATTGATAAGTACCATCCCGTTATTCAGCAGAATTTCGAGGACATGGGCATCAGCTTCGATATCTATCACAGAACCAGCGCTCCCATTCATCACGAAACAGCTCAGGAATTCTTCAAAGCTTTACATGATGCCGGAGAACTCGAAACAAAGGAAACAGAGCAATACTATGACGAAGAGGCCCAGACATTCCTGGCCGACCGTTATATCAAAGGCACCTGCCCCGTTTGCGCTAACCCCGGAGCTTATGGCGATCAATGCGAGAAATGCGGCACCTCCCTTAGCCCCGACGAACTCATCAACCCGGTAAGTACCTTAAGCGGCAAACAACCCGTAAAGAAAAAAACAACACACTGGTACCTCCCCCTGAACAGGCATGAAGAGTTCCTGCGTGAATGGATCTTAAAAGAACACAAAGACGACTGGCGCGCCAACGTTCTTGGCCAGTGTAAAAGCTGGATCGATGGCGGCCTGCAGCCCCGCGCCGTAACACGCGACCTCGACTGGGGTATCAAAGTACCGGTTGAAGGCGCCGAAGGCAAGGTCCTGTATGTCTGGTTCGACGCCCCTATCGGTTATATCAGCGCCACCAAACAATGGGCACTGGATCAGGGTAAAGACTGGACCCCATACTGGAACGACAAGGAAACCAAACTGGTTCACTTCATCGGGAAAGACAATATTGTATTCCATTGTATCATCTTCCCCGTAATGCTGAAACTGCATGGCAATATCCTGCCAGCTAACGTACCGGCCAACGAATTCATGAACTTGGAAGGCGATAAAATGAGCACCAGCCGCAACTGGAAGCTCGAAATGCAGGACTATATCAACGACTTCATCAGGCCTGAGAACGGAGGTTCACAAATGGCGGATGTATTACGCTATTACCTGACCACCATCGCACCCGAAAGCAAAGACAGCGAATTCACCTGGAAAGGATTTCAGGACGCCAATAACAGTGAACTGGTAAGCATCTTCGGCAACTTCGTCAACAGAACATTCGTGCTCATGCATAAGTTATCCGGCGGCAAAGTGCCTCCCTATCACAATGCCATAGCCGATGACGCCGATAAAAAACTGGGTGCAGACATCGCAGCAGCAAAAACAAACATCGAACGCCTGCTCGAAGAATACAAATTCCGCGATGCCCTGTTCGAAGTAATCGACCTGGCACGCAAAGGCAACAAATACATGCAGGACAAAGAACCCTGGATCGTTGCCAAAGGACTTGCAGAAAATCCGGAAAAGCAACAGCTGATAGACAACTGTTTACACCTGTGTTTACAATTAACAGCCAACCTGGCCATTTTCATTAACCCCTTCCTCCCCTTCACCGCCCACAAAATGCTGGGTATGATGAAAGTGGTGGAAAAAATGCTGGGTTGGGAAAATGCTGGCAGCCTCAAACTGCTGAGCGTAGGTTACACCCTCCGTGCCCCCGAATTATTATTCCGCAAAATAGAAGACGCAGAAATTACGGCTCAGGTAGATAAATTGAAAGCAGGCCTCGCTGCTGCAACAGAACAGGCCAAACAAAACGAAACAAACAATAAAGTGGAAACAACCAATACCCCGGCACCAGAAGCTCCTGTAAAACCTGAGATCCAATACGACGATTTTGCAAAGCTCGATCTTAAAGTAGGCACCATCGTAACAGCCGAAAAAGTTGAAAAAGCCGACAAACTATTAAAGCTGCAGGTCAACCTTGGCTTCGAAACCCGCACCATTGTGTCAGGTATCGCTTTACACTACAAACCCGAAGAAATCACCGGCAAACAGGTAGTAGTGGTTACCAACCTGGCCCCCCGCAAAATGCGCGGCATAGAAAGCCAGGGCATGATCCTGATGGCCGAAGACAATAACGGGAAACTGCACTTCGTAAATCCCGAAGAAAACATTAACCCCGGAGCAGGGGTAAGCTAA
- a CDS encoding 3-hydroxyacyl-CoA dehydrogenase/enoyl-CoA hydratase family protein, which produces MLMKRTIKKVAVLGSGVMGSRIACHFAGTGVSVLLLDIVPKEAAASDKPSERNKIVNEALQAAIKSSPSPVYHNNVIKNIKTGNFDDNLKDIAGCDWVIEVVVERLDIKRQLYERIEPLRTPGTLITTNTSGIPIHMLAEGRSDDFKRNFCGTHFFNPPRYLRLLEIIPAAGTDPAVIDFLMEYGDLHLGKTTVLAKDTPAFIANRIGVFGIMSIFNSMEKLGLTIDEVDALTGPLIGRPKSATFRTADVVGIDTLVNVAKGVAANCPDDEAKAVFAIPGWLEQMVNNKWLGDKTGQGFFKKTKGAGGEKEIHVLDLKTLEYGPRSKPKFATVETAKPIEDLKQRLKALVAGQDKAAEFLRHFHYALFSYISHRVPEISDAPYRIDDAMMAGFGWEIGAFESWDVLGVAKTTDAMKAAGYTVAPWVEEMLAAGNDRFYKIAGGQRLYYDPNKKTYEGTEGAAEQPTPFIVLSNYKDKIIWKNSNAYVYDIGDGVAALQWNTKMNTMGGEVLEAINKAVGIAEERFKGLVIANEGANFSAGANVGMIFMYAVEQEYDELDMAIRLFQSTMMRVRYSSVPVVVAPHGLTLGGGCELNLHADKICSSAETYIGLVELGVGLIPGGGGTKEFALRAADELHNEEPDTNTLKNRFLTIATAKVATSAHEAYEMGIFRKGHDEIVMNPARRIAESKRSVLQMHDSGYTTPLQRKDIKVLGRSALGALYAGINGMWRANYATDHDALVARKLAYVMCGGDLSEPTFVSEQYLLDLEREAFLSLAGERKTLERLQSVLKTGKPVRN; this is translated from the coding sequence ATGCTGATGAAACGTACCATTAAGAAAGTCGCCGTTTTAGGAAGCGGAGTCATGGGCTCCCGCATTGCATGCCATTTTGCCGGAACAGGCGTATCCGTACTGTTGCTGGATATCGTGCCAAAAGAAGCCGCAGCATCGGATAAACCATCCGAACGTAACAAAATCGTAAATGAAGCGTTGCAGGCAGCCATCAAAAGCAGCCCTTCCCCCGTTTACCATAACAACGTCATCAAAAACATTAAAACCGGCAACTTCGACGATAACCTGAAAGATATCGCCGGTTGCGACTGGGTAATAGAAGTAGTGGTGGAACGCCTCGACATAAAACGCCAACTCTACGAACGCATAGAACCATTGCGTACACCCGGCACACTCATCACCACCAACACTTCCGGCATCCCCATACATATGCTGGCCGAAGGAAGAAGCGACGACTTCAAACGCAATTTCTGTGGCACGCACTTCTTTAATCCACCACGCTATTTACGCCTGCTGGAAATTATACCCGCAGCCGGTACAGATCCCGCCGTGATAGATTTCCTCATGGAATACGGCGACCTGCACCTCGGGAAAACCACCGTCCTGGCCAAAGACACGCCTGCCTTTATTGCCAACCGCATCGGCGTATTTGGCATCATGAGCATCTTCAACAGCATGGAAAAGCTCGGCCTCACAATAGATGAAGTAGATGCGCTGACAGGCCCGCTCATTGGCCGCCCCAAATCAGCCACCTTCCGTACCGCCGACGTAGTAGGGATCGATACACTGGTAAATGTGGCCAAAGGTGTGGCAGCAAACTGCCCCGATGATGAAGCAAAAGCCGTTTTCGCCATCCCCGGCTGGCTCGAACAAATGGTGAATAACAAATGGCTCGGCGATAAAACAGGACAGGGTTTCTTCAAAAAAACAAAAGGCGCCGGCGGCGAAAAGGAAATACACGTCCTCGACCTCAAAACATTGGAATACGGCCCGCGTTCAAAACCAAAATTCGCAACGGTTGAAACGGCAAAACCAATAGAAGACCTGAAGCAACGGCTTAAAGCACTCGTAGCAGGCCAGGATAAAGCCGCAGAATTCCTGCGCCATTTCCACTACGCACTGTTCTCTTACATATCACACCGCGTCCCTGAGATCAGCGATGCCCCATACCGCATCGATGACGCCATGATGGCCGGCTTCGGCTGGGAAATAGGAGCCTTTGAAAGCTGGGACGTATTGGGAGTTGCAAAAACAACCGACGCCATGAAAGCCGCTGGTTACACAGTAGCGCCCTGGGTCGAAGAAATGCTGGCCGCAGGAAACGATCGCTTCTATAAAATAGCCGGCGGACAACGGTTATATTACGATCCAAACAAGAAAACATACGAGGGAACCGAAGGTGCAGCAGAACAGCCAACCCCCTTCATCGTACTCTCTAACTACAAAGACAAGATCATCTGGAAGAACAGCAACGCATATGTCTATGATATCGGCGACGGCGTGGCAGCCCTGCAATGGAATACCAAAATGAATACCATGGGCGGCGAAGTACTCGAAGCCATCAACAAAGCCGTAGGCATCGCAGAAGAACGCTTCAAAGGACTCGTGATCGCAAACGAAGGCGCCAACTTCAGCGCAGGAGCAAACGTAGGCATGATCTTCATGTACGCCGTAGAACAGGAATACGATGAACTGGATATGGCAATACGCCTTTTCCAAAGCACCATGATGCGCGTACGTTACTCGTCAGTACCGGTAGTAGTAGCCCCACACGGACTAACTTTAGGCGGCGGTTGCGAACTCAATTTGCACGCCGATAAAATTTGTTCGTCTGCTGAAACTTACATAGGTTTGGTAGAGTTAGGCGTAGGTCTGATTCCGGGTGGCGGCGGCACAAAAGAATTTGCGCTCAGAGCTGCCGATGAGCTCCACAACGAAGAGCCAGACACCAACACGCTGAAAAATCGCTTTCTAACTATTGCCACTGCCAAAGTAGCGACTTCTGCACACGAAGCTTATGAGATGGGTATCTTCCGTAAAGGGCACGACGAAATCGTCATGAACCCCGCACGAAGAATAGCCGAATCAAAACGCAGCGTACTTCAAATGCACGACAGTGGTTACACAACGCCCTTACAAAGAAAAGATATTAAAGTCCTCGGACGTTCCGCACTCGGAGCACTGTACGCCGGCATCAACGGAATGTGGAGAGCCAACTATGCAACAGACCACGATGCATTGGTTGCCCGCAAACTCGCCTACGTCATGTGTGGCGGAGATCTGAGCGAACCAACTTTTGTATCGGAACAATATTTACTCGACCTCGAAAGGGAAGCATTCCTCAGCCTCGCTGGCGAAAGAAAAACCCTCGAAAGACTACAAAGCGTTTTAAAAACCGGTAAACCGGTTCGCAACTAG
- a CDS encoding cupin domain-containing protein, with product MFSSQRFIEDSAIAWEPVGEGVTRKIMAYDAHLMLVKVAFEKGAVGSLHHHHHSQGTHIASGVFEVEIAGEKKQLKAGDAFFIPSNEVHGVVCLEAGMLIDVFSPVREDFLPRQ from the coding sequence ATGTTCTCTTCTCAACGATTTATAGAAGACAGCGCCATTGCCTGGGAGCCGGTGGGCGAGGGTGTAACGCGCAAAATAATGGCTTATGATGCGCACCTGATGCTGGTGAAGGTTGCTTTTGAAAAGGGAGCAGTTGGCAGTTTGCATCATCATCATCATTCGCAGGGAACTCATATTGCCAGTGGTGTTTTTGAGGTGGAGATAGCGGGTGAGAAAAAGCAGTTGAAAGCCGGAGATGCTTTTTTCATTCCATCGAATGAAGTGCATGGGGTGGTTTGTTTGGAAGCGGGGATGCTGATAGATGTTTTTAGTCCGGTGCGGGAGGATTTTCTTCCCAGGCAATAG
- a CDS encoding superoxide dismutase — METMDHSNRRDFLKKAGKAGLVTGLSFTAFSSFAKEFSPFAPLATPYTQQPLPYAYNALEPVIDAATMELHYSKHGAAYAKALGEAVAAENVNTSKVTLEQLLANISKYSTKMRNNAGGHYNHELFWKSMAASTGAKPSGKLAQAIEKDFGSFEAFTTQFTDAGKSRFGSGWAWLVLGKDNKLVVGSTANQDNPLMDVSELKGFPILGLDVWEHAYYLKYQNRRPDYINAWWNVVNWNFIEERWATAKKK; from the coding sequence ATGGAAACTATGGATCATTCCAACCGCAGGGATTTTCTCAAGAAAGCGGGCAAGGCGGGACTGGTAACGGGATTGTCGTTTACCGCCTTTTCTTCTTTTGCAAAAGAGTTTAGTCCGTTTGCCCCTCTGGCAACACCTTACACGCAGCAGCCTTTGCCTTATGCTTATAATGCATTGGAGCCGGTTATAGATGCTGCTACAATGGAGCTGCATTATTCGAAACATGGTGCTGCTTATGCGAAAGCGCTGGGGGAAGCCGTAGCAGCAGAAAATGTAAATACGAGTAAAGTTACGCTTGAGCAGCTGCTGGCTAATATCTCGAAATATTCTACCAAGATGCGTAATAACGCTGGCGGGCATTATAACCACGAGTTGTTCTGGAAGTCAATGGCTGCGTCTACAGGCGCCAAGCCATCGGGCAAGCTGGCTCAAGCTATTGAAAAGGATTTTGGTTCTTTTGAAGCATTTACGACCCAGTTCACAGATGCGGGTAAATCGCGGTTTGGAAGTGGCTGGGCATGGCTTGTATTAGGGAAAGACAATAAGCTGGTAGTTGGCTCTACTGCCAACCAGGATAATCCTTTGATGGATGTAAGTGAACTGAAAGGTTTTCCTATACTGGGTCTTGATGTGTGGGAGCATGCTTATTATCTGAAGTATCAGAATCGCAGGCCTGATTATATCAATGCATGGTGGAATGTGGTGAACTGGAATTTTATTGAAGAAAGGTGGGCAACGGCTAAGAAAAAATAG
- a CDS encoding S41 family peptidase produces MKKTMAMAALSLLGAAQLHAQIDAGLFRFPDVSRSQIVFSYGNDLWLMPKEGGQAIKLSSPSGSEYLPKFSPDGKSIAFTGNYDGSEDVYVMPVTGGIPRRLTQHGEDDRVIDWTPDGKNVLFASVRESGKARFNQFYTIAATGGPATKLPLPYAEFGSYSPDGQQLAVVFRTQAGRNWKRYRGGWKADIHLFNLATNESSNISANDIAGDEFPMWSGAYIYFISDRGKDLRMNLWRYNTTTKATEQLTSFKDDDIHFPSMGPEDIVFEAGGKLYLYNLAAQKLKEVKVQLLTDNIPLKPRLQQVEDYIQHADISPDGKRVIIEARGDLYSLPAEKGFVKNLTSTSGAAERYPAWSPDGKTLAYWSDQSGEYELYLKDLTKETPARKLTSYGAGYRYGLTWSPDSKKLAFIDKAMRIKIFDINNLQTTEVDKAITYLHGDLEGFTCNWSPDSRWLAFSRDQANSHQALYLFNYTAKQLHQVTSGFYSCSNPVFDPEGKYLYFQTSQSFRPSYSDMDNSFIYANSTVLAAVALQKKTPALLAAQNDSVTIKKEDDSSKADDKKEDDKKDAKKDKDKKDKKPEDKTKEKPATIIDIEGFESRIVLLPVPAGNYKTLAANKEKLLFIKQTNTGAASGPGTLMYYDLKERETKTIITPVSAYLLSANGQQVLAVHGNKWSVIKPAENQKMDKQVPIQEMRTWINPREEWTQLFNEAWRLERDYFYDPHMHGVDWNKIKTQYEKILAGATTREDVNMVIGEMIGELNASHTYQGGGDGEKPSWSSVGYLGINWQPEGHYYKIGKIIRAGVWDAEIRSPLDNPALNIKEGDFILSVNGLPITTEQEPFAAFQELAGETVELLVNSKPTFEGARTIIVKTIGNEYRLRHLAWIEENRKRVDEATNGEAGYIYVPSTGVDGQNELIRQYSAQWNKKSLIIDERFNNGGQIPDRFIELLNRAPLAFWAIRDGERFSWPPNANFGPKVMLINGWSGSGGDAFPDYFRKRGLGPLIGSRTWGGLIGISGAPELIDGGGLTAPSFRMYNPDGTWFKEGHGVEPDIAVDENLGQMAKGTDPQLEQAITTIKKLLQEKSFQEPKQPPYEVR; encoded by the coding sequence ATGAAGAAAACCATGGCAATGGCAGCCCTAAGCCTCTTAGGTGCAGCACAATTGCACGCCCAGATCGATGCAGGACTATTCCGCTTCCCCGATGTCTCCCGATCACAAATCGTCTTTAGCTACGGCAACGACCTTTGGCTAATGCCCAAAGAAGGCGGACAAGCCATCAAATTAAGCTCCCCAAGTGGAAGCGAATACCTGCCCAAATTTTCACCCGACGGCAAATCCATTGCATTTACAGGCAACTACGACGGTAGCGAAGATGTTTATGTAATGCCCGTCACAGGTGGCATACCCCGCCGCTTAACGCAACATGGCGAAGACGACCGGGTTATCGACTGGACGCCCGACGGCAAAAACGTACTGTTCGCATCCGTTCGCGAAAGCGGCAAAGCCAGGTTCAACCAGTTTTATACCATAGCCGCCACAGGTGGCCCCGCAACAAAACTCCCGCTCCCCTATGCCGAATTCGGTAGCTATTCCCCCGATGGTCAGCAGCTCGCTGTAGTATTCCGCACACAGGCAGGCCGCAACTGGAAACGATACCGCGGCGGATGGAAAGCAGATATTCACCTCTTCAACCTCGCCACAAACGAATCTTCGAATATCTCCGCTAATGATATTGCCGGTGATGAATTCCCTATGTGGTCAGGCGCCTATATCTATTTTATCTCAGATCGCGGCAAAGACCTGCGTATGAACCTCTGGCGCTACAATACCACCACCAAAGCCACAGAACAACTCACCAGCTTTAAAGACGACGATATCCACTTCCCTTCAATGGGACCGGAAGACATTGTCTTTGAAGCGGGCGGAAAACTGTATCTCTACAACCTCGCTGCCCAAAAGCTCAAAGAAGTAAAAGTGCAGCTCCTTACCGACAATATCCCCTTAAAACCCAGACTCCAGCAAGTAGAAGACTATATTCAGCACGCCGACATTAGCCCCGATGGCAAACGCGTAATTATTGAAGCACGCGGCGACCTCTATTCACTCCCCGCCGAAAAAGGCTTCGTAAAAAACCTCACCAGCACATCCGGAGCCGCAGAACGCTACCCCGCCTGGTCACCCGACGGTAAAACCCTTGCCTACTGGAGCGATCAGTCTGGAGAATATGAACTCTACCTCAAAGACCTCACAAAAGAAACACCCGCCCGCAAACTAACCAGCTACGGCGCCGGGTACCGCTACGGCCTCACATGGTCTCCCGATAGTAAAAAGCTCGCCTTCATCGACAAAGCCATGCGCATTAAGATCTTCGATATAAATAACCTCCAGACAACAGAGGTCGATAAAGCAATCACCTATTTGCATGGCGATCTCGAAGGGTTTACCTGCAACTGGTCTCCCGATAGCCGCTGGCTGGCATTCAGCCGCGATCAGGCTAATTCACACCAGGCACTCTATCTCTTCAACTATACAGCAAAACAGCTCCACCAGGTGACCAGTGGCTTCTATAGCTGCTCCAATCCTGTCTTTGACCCGGAAGGTAAATACCTCTACTTCCAGACCAGCCAGTCCTTCAGACCATCCTACAGCGACATGGATAACTCGTTTATCTATGCCAATAGTACAGTCCTCGCAGCAGTGGCGCTGCAGAAAAAAACGCCCGCTCTCCTCGCCGCACAGAATGACAGCGTAACCATTAAGAAAGAAGACGACAGCAGCAAAGCAGATGATAAAAAAGAGGACGATAAGAAAGACGCAAAAAAAGACAAGGATAAAAAAGATAAGAAGCCCGAAGACAAGACCAAAGAAAAACCAGCCACCATCATCGACATAGAAGGCTTCGAAAGCAGGATAGTATTATTACCGGTACCGGCAGGCAACTATAAAACCCTCGCCGCTAATAAAGAAAAACTGCTCTTCATAAAGCAAACCAATACCGGTGCCGCATCCGGCCCGGGAACGCTCATGTACTACGACTTAAAGGAAAGGGAAACAAAAACAATAATAACTCCCGTTTCAGCTTATCTGCTATCCGCCAATGGACAGCAGGTGCTGGCAGTACATGGCAACAAATGGTCCGTCATCAAACCCGCCGAAAACCAGAAGATGGATAAACAGGTCCCCATACAGGAAATGAGAACCTGGATCAATCCACGGGAAGAATGGACACAACTCTTCAACGAAGCATGGCGCCTCGAACGCGATTACTTCTACGATCCACACATGCACGGCGTAGACTGGAACAAAATAAAAACGCAATACGAAAAAATCCTCGCAGGAGCCACTACCAGGGAAGACGTTAATATGGTCATAGGAGAAATGATCGGCGAACTCAACGCCTCCCACACCTACCAGGGCGGCGGCGACGGAGAGAAACCGTCATGGTCCTCTGTTGGCTACCTCGGTATTAACTGGCAACCCGAAGGACACTACTATAAAATAGGCAAAATCATACGCGCAGGCGTGTGGGATGCAGAAATACGCTCTCCACTCGACAATCCAGCGCTTAACATAAAAGAAGGCGATTTTATTCTTTCCGTTAATGGTCTTCCCATTACCACTGAGCAGGAGCCTTTCGCTGCTTTCCAGGAACTGGCTGGTGAAACAGTAGAACTCCTCGTAAACAGCAAACCTACATTCGAAGGAGCAAGAACCATTATTGTGAAAACAATAGGAAACGAATACAGACTTCGCCACCTTGCCTGGATCGAAGAAAACCGTAAACGCGTAGACGAAGCTACCAACGGTGAAGCAGGTTACATCTATGTCCCCTCTACAGGCGTTGACGGACAAAACGAACTGATCCGCCAATACAGCGCCCAATGGAATAAAAAATCACTGATCATCGACGAACGCTTCAACAACGGCGGACAGATCCCCGATCGCTTTATCGAACTATTGAACCGCGCCCCGCTTGCCTTCTGGGCCATCCGCGATGGAGAACGCTTCTCATGGCCGCCCAACGCCAACTTCGGCCCTAAAGTAATGCTCATCAACGGCTGGAGCGGTTCCGGTGGCGACGCCTTCCCCGACTACTTCCGTAAAAGAGGCCTCGGCCCCCTTATCGGTAGCAGAACATGGGGTGGATTAATAGGCATTAGCGGCGCCCCCGAACTCATCGATGGCGGAGGACTCACTGCCCCTTCATTCCGTATGTATAATCCCGATGGCACTTGGTTTAAAGAAGGCCACGGAGTGGAACCCGATATCGCGGTAGACGAAAACCTCGGCCAAATGGCAAAAGGAACCGATCCGCAACTCGAACAAGCCATCACAACCATCAAAAAACTACTACAGGAAAAAAGCTTCCAGGAGCCTAAACAACCTCCATACGAAGTACGATAA
- a CDS encoding LutC/YkgG family protein gives MNAREKILSTLRKNQPAATALPDVQGFVGKQAADADKYIQTFRGIGGSLREVNDIAEIIAILQTDFAAFPRKITTVPQLAVVAETDWLSADPHTLEDVGVMVMEGNFGVCENGAVWVTEQSMGQRAAPFIAEHLIMLLSKQQLVATMHDAYVRIAERFPVQYGFGAFIAGPSKTADIEQSLVLGAHGPRTMTMLLLP, from the coding sequence ATGAATGCCAGGGAAAAAATATTAAGCACGTTGCGCAAGAATCAGCCTGCTGCTACTGCATTGCCTGATGTACAGGGATTTGTTGGTAAACAGGCGGCGGATGCGGATAAATATATCCAGACGTTCCGTGGGATTGGCGGCTCGTTGCGTGAGGTAAATGATATAGCAGAAATTATTGCTATTCTGCAAACAGATTTTGCAGCGTTTCCGCGTAAAATAACCACTGTACCGCAACTGGCTGTTGTAGCTGAAACAGACTGGCTTTCGGCAGATCCTCATACGCTGGAGGATGTTGGGGTAATGGTGATGGAAGGTAATTTTGGAGTGTGTGAAAATGGGGCTGTTTGGGTTACTGAGCAGTCTATGGGGCAAAGGGCTGCTCCTTTTATTGCGGAGCATCTGATTATGCTGTTATCCAAACAGCAGCTGGTGGCAACGATGCATGATGCTTATGTGCGGATTGCTGAGAGGTTTCCTGTGCAGTATGGTTTCGGGGCTTTCATTGCCGGCCCGTCTAAAACGGCGGATATAGAGCAGTCGCTGGTGTTGGGGGCGCATGGTCCGCGTACGATGACGATGTTGCTGCTGCCGTAA
- a CDS encoding lactate utilization protein B, translating into MNQRIKDHPDLAEKFNADEARVNWHDETLWWIRQKRDKAAWLLPEWEQLRETASLIKHNVLSNLSEYLLQFEQKARENGIVVHWAADGDEHNRIVHSILKQHGITQIVKSKSMLTEECHLNHYLADNGVDVVDTDLGERIVQLAKEPPSHIVLPCIHWKKEEIGELFHEHLGTPKGNADPQFLTHAARLSLRKNFLERKVALTGVNFAVAETGEFVVCTNEGNADMGAHLSDVHIACMGIEKLIPQRKHLGVFLRLLTRSATGQPITTYSSHFAKPRKGQEMHIVLVDNGRSAHLGKESFRNALKCIRCGACMNTCPVYRRSGGHSYHNAVAGPIGSILAPNFDMRANADLPFASTLCGSCSNVCPVKIDIHNQLYQWRQVLVKEGFTPRAKTAAMKAMAVTLANPGMYKIAGKMGRIAMRAVPGLVNNKFNPWYNQREMPVPPKESFKEWYQKNRKS; encoded by the coding sequence ATGAACCAGCGAATTAAAGACCATCCCGATTTAGCTGAAAAGTTCAATGCTGATGAGGCCCGTGTGAACTGGCATGATGAAACTTTATGGTGGATACGCCAGAAGCGCGACAAGGCTGCCTGGTTGTTACCGGAGTGGGAGCAGTTGAGGGAAACGGCTTCGCTTATAAAGCATAATGTACTTTCCAATTTATCGGAATACCTGTTACAGTTTGAGCAGAAGGCGCGTGAAAACGGTATTGTTGTTCATTGGGCTGCTGACGGCGATGAGCATAACCGTATTGTTCATAGTATTCTGAAGCAGCATGGTATAACGCAGATCGTGAAGAGTAAATCGATGCTGACGGAGGAGTGTCATCTCAATCATTATCTTGCGGATAACGGGGTTGATGTAGTAGATACAGATCTGGGGGAGCGTATTGTGCAGCTTGCCAAAGAGCCTCCGAGTCATATAGTATTGCCTTGTATACACTGGAAAAAAGAAGAGATAGGGGAGTTATTTCATGAGCATCTTGGTACGCCGAAAGGCAATGCCGATCCGCAATTTCTTACACATGCGGCGCGATTGAGTTTGCGTAAGAATTTCCTGGAGCGCAAGGTGGCGCTTACCGGAGTGAACTTTGCCGTTGCTGAAACGGGAGAGTTTGTGGTATGCACGAATGAAGGGAATGCCGATATGGGGGCTCATCTTTCTGATGTACATATTGCGTGTATGGGGATAGAGAAGCTGATACCGCAGCGTAAACATCTTGGGGTATTCCTGCGTTTGCTTACGCGGAGTGCTACGGGGCAGCCTATCACTACTTATTCGAGTCATTTTGCAAAACCGCGCAAGGGGCAGGAGATGCATATTGTGCTGGTGGATAACGGGCGGAGTGCACACCTGGGGAAGGAGTCGTTCCGTAATGCATTGAAGTGTATCCGTTGCGGGGCCTGTATGAATACCTGCCCGGTTTACCGTCGCAGCGGGGGGCATAGTTATCACAATGCGGTGGCGGGGCCTATTGGTTCTATACTGGCTCCTAATTTTGATATGCGTGCCAATGCCGATCTGCCATTTGCTTCTACCCTTTGCGGGTCGTGTTCGAATGTATGTCCTGTTAAAATAGATATTCATAACCAGCTTTATCAATGGCGCCAGGTATTGGTGAAAGAAGGGTTTACGCCCAGGGCCAAAACGGCTGCGATGAAGGCGATGGCTGTTACGTTAGCGAATCCGGGGATGTATAAGATTGCGGGTAAAATGGGGAGGATTGCGATGCGTGCGGTGCCGGGGCTGGTGAATAACAAGTTCAATCCGTGGTATAACCAGCGGGAGATGCCGGTTCCTCCCAAGGAATCTTTTAAAGAGTGGTATCAAAAAAACAGGAAGTCATGA